Proteins found in one Tsukamurella paurometabola DSM 20162 genomic segment:
- a CDS encoding iron-siderophore ABC transporter substrate-binding protein, whose protein sequence is MISSPRALVRVVAIAFVTLLVAALTACGSSPESAPASSQPASVKRVASLGLGDVDTLLALGVVPVLVAPWAQDATEPVGEWSKPLLQGQTPAMVLGTGNAVDGKAIETIATAKPDLIVAVNSGFDDATFERLQSIAPVIRRPAQFAAWGVPWEAQVRAIAAGVGRTAEGDALIAKTNDRIAQAKADHPRYQGKTAATVLPKSDGGLYAYANTDGRGQVLTMLGFSLPESVSRLVPAGKFYADVSAENLKILDLDTLVYLDYGTKQSEETAFRSLKVVGENRVARIDRNLGNAMSMPNPVTLEWVLKTLPPKLPDFA, encoded by the coding sequence ATGATTTCGTCGCCGCGCGCCCTGGTCAGGGTCGTCGCCATCGCCTTCGTCACACTACTCGTCGCCGCGCTCACCGCGTGCGGCTCCAGTCCGGAGTCGGCCCCGGCGAGCTCCCAGCCGGCCTCGGTGAAGCGGGTCGCCTCGCTCGGCTTGGGAGATGTGGACACTCTGCTCGCGCTCGGTGTGGTGCCGGTGCTCGTGGCCCCCTGGGCCCAGGACGCCACCGAGCCGGTGGGGGAATGGTCGAAGCCGCTGTTGCAGGGCCAGACCCCGGCGATGGTGCTGGGTACCGGCAACGCCGTGGACGGTAAGGCGATCGAGACCATCGCTACCGCCAAACCCGATCTGATCGTGGCCGTGAACTCAGGCTTCGACGACGCCACCTTCGAGCGGCTCCAGTCGATCGCGCCGGTGATCCGGCGCCCCGCGCAGTTCGCCGCGTGGGGCGTCCCGTGGGAGGCGCAGGTGCGTGCGATCGCGGCGGGAGTGGGCCGCACCGCCGAGGGCGATGCCCTCATCGCCAAGACCAACGACCGGATCGCCCAGGCGAAGGCCGATCACCCCCGGTATCAGGGGAAGACGGCCGCCACCGTACTGCCGAAGTCCGACGGCGGCCTCTACGCCTACGCGAACACCGACGGTCGCGGCCAGGTGCTCACCATGCTGGGATTCAGCCTGCCCGAATCGGTTTCGCGACTGGTGCCGGCGGGGAAGTTCTACGCGGACGTCTCCGCCGAGAACCTGAAGATCCTCGATCTGGACACCCTGGTGTACTTGGACTACGGCACTAAGCAGAGCGAGGAGACGGCGTTCCGATCCCTGAAGGTGGTCGGCGAGAACCGGGTGGCGCGGATCGACCGTAACCTCGGCAACGCGATGTCGATGCCCAATCCGGTGACCCTGGAGTGGGTATTGAAGACCCTCCCGCCGAAGCTGCCGGACTTCGCGTGA
- a CDS encoding acetate kinase has translation MTGTVAGAVLVLNSGSSSLKYQLLHPDSGEVVHGGIVERIGETEVPDHKAALRLVFEEFADRGLDLTAGAGTPEGIAAVGHRVVHGGRTFHSPTIIDDLVLAEIRRLSSLAPLHNPANAQGIEVARELLPNVKQVAVFDTAFFFDLPAAAATYAIDRELAKEHALRRYGFHGTSHEYVSKQVAAFLGKPDVEVDQIVLHLGNGASASAIRGGRAVDTSMGLTPLEGLVMGTRSGDIDPGLVLHLGRSLGMDIDQIDDLLNRRSGLKGLAGENDFRALGTLIESGDQDAKLAYDVYIHRLRRYIGAYLVDLGGVDAITFTAGVGENAAGVRADALAGLERFGIVVDPERNAVRSSEPRRISPDDAPVAVLVVPTNEELAIARDAAAL, from the coding sequence ATGACCGGTACGGTGGCGGGCGCGGTCCTCGTCCTGAATTCGGGCTCCTCGTCTCTGAAGTACCAACTGCTGCATCCTGATTCTGGTGAGGTGGTGCACGGCGGCATCGTCGAGCGGATCGGCGAGACAGAGGTGCCCGACCACAAAGCGGCCCTGCGCCTGGTGTTCGAGGAGTTCGCCGATCGCGGGCTCGATCTGACCGCTGGGGCGGGCACCCCCGAGGGCATCGCCGCCGTCGGGCATCGCGTGGTGCACGGGGGGCGCACCTTCCACTCGCCCACGATCATCGACGACCTGGTGCTCGCGGAAATCCGCCGGCTCAGTTCCCTGGCGCCGCTGCATAATCCGGCCAATGCGCAGGGGATCGAGGTCGCACGCGAGCTGCTTCCGAACGTCAAGCAGGTCGCGGTGTTCGACACCGCCTTCTTCTTCGACCTCCCCGCCGCTGCGGCGACCTACGCGATCGACCGCGAGCTCGCGAAGGAACACGCGCTGCGCCGCTACGGATTCCACGGCACCTCGCACGAGTACGTCTCGAAGCAGGTCGCGGCGTTCCTCGGCAAGCCGGACGTCGAGGTCGACCAGATCGTGCTGCACCTGGGTAACGGTGCCTCTGCCTCCGCGATTCGAGGTGGCCGCGCCGTGGACACCTCGATGGGACTGACCCCGCTGGAGGGTCTGGTCATGGGCACCCGGTCGGGCGACATCGACCCCGGGCTCGTGCTGCACCTGGGCCGCAGTCTCGGCATGGACATCGACCAGATCGATGACCTGCTCAACCGCCGCTCCGGGCTCAAGGGGTTGGCCGGCGAGAACGATTTCCGGGCGCTGGGCACACTGATCGAATCCGGTGACCAGGATGCGAAACTCGCCTACGACGTGTACATCCACCGGCTGCGCCGCTACATCGGCGCGTACCTGGTGGACCTCGGTGGGGTCGACGCGATCACCTTCACCGCCGGCGTCGGCGAGAACGCCGCCGGTGTCCGTGCCGACGCCCTCGCCGGGCTCGAGCGGTTCGGCATCGTCGTCGATCCGGAGCGCAACGCGGTGCGCTCGTCCGAACCCCGGCGGATCTCGCCCGACGACGCACCGGTGGCCGTGCTGGTGGTGCCGACCAACGAGGAGTTGGCGATCGCCCGGGACGCGGCGGCCCTCTGA
- a CDS encoding FecCD family ABC transporter permease, which produces MTVDLSTTRDEPSAPAPPSAGAARRRKRLLGLLLLAILLVVTVVASLAIGSRDLAPSAVWDGLLYRYTTGPNPGDPQLNEAAIIVQTLRVPRTILALLAGAALALAGALLQGHTRNPIADPGILGITQGAAFAVVCAIFLGGLTQPLQYVWFAFLGAAVAAFVVFGLSSLGGGAASPLTLVLAGTGVGLFLSSMTSAIALSDNASLDALRFWNAGAVVGRGYDVIGAVTPFLVIGALLALANGPAVNLLNLGDDVARGLGLNVNLSRTVGVIAVTLLAGGATAACGSIAFLGLMVPHITRYFTGPDYRWLLPYSALLGAWLLLAADIVGRVVARPGELEVGIVVAMVGAPFFVALVWWRKAVKV; this is translated from the coding sequence GTGACCGTAGATCTCTCGACGACACGCGACGAACCGTCGGCACCCGCGCCCCCCAGCGCAGGTGCCGCGCGGCGGCGCAAACGTCTCCTCGGGCTCCTGCTCCTGGCGATCCTGCTCGTCGTGACCGTGGTGGCCTCGCTGGCGATCGGCTCGCGCGACCTCGCGCCGTCGGCGGTCTGGGACGGACTGTTGTACCGCTACACCACCGGCCCGAATCCGGGCGACCCGCAGCTCAACGAAGCCGCGATCATCGTCCAGACGCTCCGCGTGCCGCGCACCATCCTGGCGTTGCTGGCCGGGGCGGCACTCGCGCTTGCGGGCGCCCTGCTCCAGGGGCACACCCGGAATCCGATCGCCGATCCCGGAATCCTCGGAATCACTCAGGGCGCCGCGTTCGCCGTGGTCTGCGCGATCTTCCTCGGTGGCCTTACCCAGCCGCTGCAATACGTGTGGTTCGCCTTCCTCGGTGCCGCGGTCGCGGCCTTCGTCGTGTTCGGGCTCTCCAGCCTCGGTGGCGGCGCCGCATCGCCTCTGACTCTGGTTCTCGCAGGTACCGGCGTCGGCCTCTTCCTCAGCTCGATGACCTCGGCCATCGCGCTCAGCGATAACGCCTCGCTCGATGCCCTGCGGTTCTGGAACGCGGGTGCCGTGGTGGGCCGCGGCTACGACGTGATCGGTGCGGTCACCCCGTTCCTGGTGATCGGCGCGCTGCTCGCGCTGGCCAACGGACCGGCGGTGAACCTACTCAACCTGGGCGACGATGTGGCCCGGGGGCTCGGGCTCAACGTGAACCTCTCGCGCACCGTCGGCGTGATCGCCGTGACCCTCCTGGCCGGCGGTGCCACCGCCGCGTGCGGAAGCATCGCCTTCCTCGGCCTCATGGTCCCGCACATCACCCGCTACTTCACCGGTCCCGACTATCGCTGGTTGCTGCCCTATTCGGCGCTGCTGGGCGCCTGGCTGCTGCTCGCCGCCGACATCGTGGGACGCGTGGTCGCGCGCCCCGGAGAACTGGAGGTGGGCATCGTGGTGGCGATGGTCGGTGCGCCCTTCTTCGTGGCCCTCGTGTGGTGGCGGAAGGCGGTGAAGGTATGA
- a CDS encoding adenylate/guanylate cyclase domain-containing protein has translation MPLGHSAPGDAGTDDGGGDYGSPLLGTVGESAQSRRLRTVILLSVSIAVCTLLGAGFAAMLILVGIPEPSVRQPELNDINTVILPAYVAIGLVFGICYGTWHVFTTLRWVGSGAPPTEEQAKETLALPRRIYVFELINWLVAAILFGFLYGLYDPQLVPKVSLVILGAGLVTAGITMLLVEFSLRPVTAIVLRTYQQEPRHQSLEARSLGLWVLGSGLPMAGVVLVGVFAFFEPTTVSGIAISVCALGAGGLVSGTVLNQLGVARITAPVRSVTAAMRRVSEGRYDTEVVVYDGTTLGNLQSGFNEMAAGLRERERVRDLYARQVGEQVATATIESEPELGGVEQRVAVIFIDLVGSTELAAERPASEVVQILNRFCGVVVAEVNSRGGLVNKFEGDAVLAIFGAPAALSDPAGAALAASRAMMTRLRREVPEVRAGCGVTYGVVVAGYVGAADRFEYTVIGDPVNEASRLSTAAKADPLVPWASAPAVAAADASECRHWSPGPVEVLRGRSQPTRMYLAVG, from the coding sequence ATGCCACTGGGGCACTCGGCCCCGGGGGACGCCGGAACCGACGACGGAGGAGGGGACTACGGTTCCCCGCTGCTGGGGACGGTCGGCGAGAGCGCGCAATCACGGCGGCTGCGTACCGTGATCCTGCTGTCGGTCTCGATCGCGGTCTGCACACTGCTCGGCGCGGGGTTCGCGGCGATGCTGATCCTGGTGGGTATTCCTGAGCCATCCGTGCGCCAACCCGAGCTCAATGACATCAACACCGTGATTCTCCCGGCCTACGTCGCGATCGGCCTGGTGTTCGGCATCTGCTACGGCACCTGGCACGTGTTCACCACGTTGCGGTGGGTGGGGAGCGGAGCGCCTCCCACCGAGGAACAAGCGAAGGAGACCCTGGCGCTGCCCCGCCGGATCTACGTCTTCGAACTGATCAACTGGCTCGTCGCCGCCATCCTGTTCGGCTTCCTCTACGGTCTCTACGATCCGCAACTGGTGCCGAAGGTGTCGCTGGTGATCCTGGGCGCGGGCCTGGTGACCGCCGGCATCACCATGCTGCTGGTCGAGTTCAGCCTGCGTCCGGTCACCGCGATCGTGCTGCGGACCTACCAGCAGGAGCCGCGGCACCAGAGTCTTGAGGCCCGGTCGCTGGGGCTGTGGGTACTGGGTTCCGGCCTGCCGATGGCCGGTGTGGTGCTGGTGGGAGTGTTCGCGTTCTTCGAGCCGACCACGGTGAGCGGGATCGCGATCAGCGTGTGTGCTCTCGGCGCCGGCGGCCTGGTGTCGGGAACGGTACTCAATCAGCTCGGCGTCGCCCGGATCACCGCGCCCGTGCGCAGCGTGACCGCCGCCATGCGCCGGGTGAGCGAGGGTCGCTACGACACCGAAGTAGTGGTGTACGACGGCACCACTCTGGGCAATCTGCAGTCCGGCTTCAACGAGATGGCGGCCGGCCTGCGGGAGCGGGAGCGGGTACGGGACCTGTACGCCCGGCAGGTGGGCGAGCAGGTGGCCACCGCGACCATCGAGTCCGAACCGGAGCTCGGCGGTGTCGAGCAGCGGGTGGCGGTGATCTTCATCGACCTGGTCGGATCCACCGAGCTCGCCGCCGAGCGCCCGGCTTCCGAGGTGGTGCAGATCCTCAATCGATTCTGCGGTGTGGTGGTGGCCGAGGTGAACAGTCGCGGCGGGCTGGTGAACAAGTTCGAGGGCGACGCGGTACTCGCCATCTTCGGCGCTCCCGCGGCACTCAGTGATCCCGCGGGTGCCGCCCTCGCGGCGTCCCGCGCGATGATGACCCGGTTGCGCCGCGAGGTTCCCGAGGTCCGCGCGGGGTGCGGTGTCACCTACGGCGTGGTCGTGGCCGGGTACGTCGGTGCCGCTGATCGGTTCGAGTACACGGTGATCGGCGATCCGGTCAACGAGGCCTCGCGCCTGTCGACGGCGGCGAAGGCCGATCCGCTGGTGCCGTGGGCATCGGCCCCGGCGGTGGCGGCCGCCGACGCCAGCGAGTGCCGGCACTGGAGTCCGGGGCCGGTCGAGGTGTTGCGCGGCCGCAGCCAGCCCACCCGCATGTACCTCGCGGTGGGATGA